A region of Sulfurimonas sp. DNA encodes the following proteins:
- the cysD gene encoding sulfate adenylyltransferase subunit CysD: MISTERLTHLKQLEAESMHIMREVVAEFENPAMLYSVGKDSAVMLHLAQKAFFPAKLPFPLLHVDTRWKFKEMLAFRDEMAKKLGFELLVHTNPDGIEQDIGPFTHGSAVHTDIMKTQGLKQALNKYKFDAVFGGARRDEEKSRAKERIYSFRDEKHRWNPKNQRPELWNVYNSRVKKGESIRVFPLSNWTELDIWQYIYLEGIPIVPLYLAKKRPVVVRDGVKILVDDDRLPLREGEVPTMESVRFRTLGCYPLTGAVESEAATLPEIIQEMLLTKTSERQGRVIDNDSAGSMEKKKIEGYF; this comes from the coding sequence ATGATAAGTACAGAGCGATTAACACATTTAAAACAACTAGAAGCCGAGTCTATGCACATCATGAGAGAAGTTGTAGCGGAGTTTGAAAACCCTGCAATGCTTTACTCTGTTGGTAAAGATTCAGCAGTTATGTTGCACTTAGCCCAAAAAGCTTTTTTTCCTGCAAAATTACCATTTCCCCTGCTTCATGTAGATACTAGATGGAAATTTAAAGAGATGTTAGCTTTTCGTGATGAGATGGCTAAAAAACTCGGGTTTGAACTTTTAGTTCATACAAATCCCGATGGAATAGAGCAAGATATAGGACCATTTACTCATGGAAGTGCTGTTCATACAGATATTATGAAAACACAAGGTTTAAAACAAGCACTTAACAAGTATAAGTTTGATGCTGTTTTTGGTGGAGCAAGAAGAGATGAAGAAAAATCTCGTGCAAAAGAGAGAATTTATTCTTTTCGTGATGAAAAGCATAGATGGAATCCAAAAAATCAAAGACCAGAACTATGGAATGTTTACAATTCAAGAGTTAAAAAAGGTGAAAGTATTAGAGTTTTCCCACTTTCAAACTGGACGGAACTTGATATTTGGCAATATATTTATCTTGAAGGGATTCCTATTGTTCCTCTTTACTTAGCTAAAAAAAGACCTGTTGTAGTTCGTGATGGAGTTAAGATTTTAGTTGATGATGATAGATTACCATTAAGAGAAGGTGAAGTACCAACTATGGAAAGTGTAAGATTTAGAACACTTGGTTGTTACCCTCTTACTGGTGCAGTAGAATCAGAGGCAGCAACACTTCCTGAAATTATTCAAGAGATGCTACTAACAAAAACAAGTGAGCGTCAAGGTAGAGTTATAGATAATGACTCCGCAGGATCAATGGAAAAGAAAAAAATAGAGGGGTACTTTTAA
- a CDS encoding phosphoadenylyl-sulfate reductase gives MDTTNLNKRFKNLSPQEILEYFLKKYGTKAALSSSFGAEDQVITDMLLKLDKKANIFTLDTGRLHPQTYSVMDATNLKYGVKVNVFFPKTDEVQKLYQEQGVNGFYESIENRKSCCYVRKIEPLQRALGELSIWITGLRATQSVTREELNIIEFDKVNKVIKVNPLLLWSEEDVWTYIKENKVPYNSLHDEGFPSIGCAPCTRAIKDGDYVRSGRWWWENPEHKECGLHTK, from the coding sequence ATGGACACAACTAACTTAAATAAAAGATTTAAGAACTTATCACCTCAAGAGATTTTAGAGTATTTTTTAAAAAAGTACGGAACTAAAGCAGCGTTATCGAGTAGTTTTGGTGCTGAAGACCAAGTTATAACAGATATGTTGCTTAAACTTGATAAAAAGGCAAATATATTTACACTCGATACAGGAAGACTTCATCCTCAAACATATAGTGTAATGGATGCAACAAACCTAAAATACGGTGTTAAAGTAAATGTCTTTTTTCCTAAAACTGATGAAGTTCAAAAACTCTATCAAGAACAGGGTGTAAATGGTTTTTATGAGTCTATAGAAAATAGAAAATCATGTTGTTATGTTAGAAAGATAGAGCCTCTTCAAAGAGCTTTAGGAGAATTGTCTATTTGGATAACAGGACTTAGAGCTACTCAGAGCGTAACAAGAGAAGAACTTAATATTATTGAGTTTGATAAAGTGAACAAAGTAATTAAAGTAAACCCTTTGCTTCTATGGAGTGAAGAAGATGTATGGACTTATATAAAAGAAAACAAAGTTCCATATAACTCACTTCATGACGAGGGCTTTCCAAGTATTGGTTGTGCTCCTTGTACAAGAGCCATTAAAGATGGAGATTATGTAAGAAGCGGTAGATGGTGGTGGGAAAACCCAGAACATAAAGAGTGTGGACTACACACAAAATAA
- a CDS encoding DUF2061 domain-containing protein: MHEKPFRSIVKTISWRALGTMDTMIISYFITGNLKMAASIGAIELFTKMGLYYFHERAWSKSSFGIVKTTSDYQI; the protein is encoded by the coding sequence ATGCATGAAAAGCCTTTTAGAAGCATTGTAAAAACTATCTCTTGGAGAGCACTTGGGACAATGGACACTATGATTATTTCTTACTTTATAACTGGAAATCTTAAAATGGCTGCATCTATTGGAGCCATTGAGCTATTTACGAAAATGGGGCTTTATTATTTTCATGAAAGAGCTTGGAGTAAGTCATCTTTTGGAATAGTAAAAACTACTTCAGATTATCAGATATAG
- a CDS encoding type I restriction-modification system subunit M, translating to MNKLTLETLERWLWDSADLMRGHIDSSDFKNYIFGLLFLKRANDQFIEEANQAVKDDGVSFKVALLDEDYHQFFIPRDAYWSELTKKTENIGQALDKAFSLIEENNSQLEGVMTAVHFGDTEKLPDSLLSRLLQHFNKYSLANEHLDNPDILGSAYEYLIREFADDGGKKGGEFYTPKEVVKLVVSLIKPEAGNSVYDPTCGSGGMLIQSASYIKANGGTVGKFVDAKLYGQEKNLGTWAICKINMIVHGFKDADIKKGDTLANPKHEQNNELRNFDRVIANPPFSLKKWWASTEIDVKSDDNGKEIAPKYNSVVCDEYGRFKYGIPPRGYGDLAFVQHMISVLKNDGRMGVVLPHGILFRGGTEGKIREGFLKDDIIEAIVGLPEKLFYNTGIPASIIIINKSKAQNLKNKVVFIDASSEYKNGKNQNTLTNENIKKIVDGYDGLTEIDKFMRVVDMSEIKENDYNLNISRYIDTSDEEVIIDIKSTMLDISDLEVKEQEIDSKLNGYLKSLGF from the coding sequence ATGAACAAACTTACACTTGAAACACTTGAACGATGGCTATGGGATAGTGCTGACTTGATGAGAGGGCATATTGATAGTTCAGATTTTAAAAACTATATCTTTGGACTACTGTTCTTAAAAAGAGCAAATGACCAATTTATAGAAGAAGCAAACCAAGCTGTTAAAGATGATGGTGTAAGTTTTAAAGTTGCTCTCCTTGATGAAGATTATCACCAATTTTTTATTCCTCGTGATGCTTATTGGTCTGAGCTAACTAAAAAGACTGAAAACATTGGTCAAGCACTTGACAAAGCTTTTTCACTCATAGAAGAGAATAACTCACAACTTGAGGGTGTTATGACTGCTGTTCATTTTGGAGATACTGAGAAACTTCCTGATAGCTTACTTTCAAGATTACTACAACATTTTAATAAATACTCTCTTGCTAATGAACATCTTGATAATCCAGATATTCTTGGATCGGCTTATGAGTATCTAATCCGTGAATTTGCTGATGATGGTGGAAAAAAAGGTGGAGAGTTCTACACTCCAAAAGAGGTAGTGAAACTTGTTGTAAGCCTCATAAAACCAGAAGCTGGGAATAGTGTTTATGACCCTACTTGTGGAAGTGGCGGCATGTTAATACAAAGTGCTTCGTACATTAAAGCTAATGGTGGAACTGTTGGTAAGTTTGTAGATGCCAAGCTTTATGGTCAAGAGAAGAACCTTGGAACTTGGGCTATTTGTAAGATAAATATGATTGTGCATGGCTTTAAAGATGCTGATATAAAAAAGGGTGACACTCTAGCAAATCCAAAGCATGAGCAAAACAACGAACTAAGAAACTTTGACCGTGTAATCGCAAATCCACCATTTAGCTTAAAGAAATGGTGGGCAAGTACCGAGATAGATGTTAAGAGTGATGATAATGGTAAAGAGATAGCACCAAAGTATAACTCTGTTGTTTGTGATGAGTATGGAAGATTTAAGTATGGCATACCACCAAGAGGTTATGGAGATTTAGCATTTGTTCAGCATATGATAAGTGTTCTTAAAAATGATGGTCGTATGGGTGTTGTATTACCACACGGTATTTTATTTCGTGGTGGAACTGAGGGTAAAATACGAGAGGGATTTCTTAAAGATGACATCATTGAAGCTATTGTTGGACTTCCTGAAAAGTTGTTTTACAACACTGGCATCCCTGCATCTATCATCATCATAAACAAAAGCAAAGCTCAAAATCTAAAAAACAAAGTTGTGTTTATAGATGCTTCAAGTGAATACAAAAATGGTAAAAATCAAAACACTCTGACAAACGAGAACATTAAAAAAATAGTTGATGGCTATGATGGACTTACAGAGATAGATAAATTTATGAGAGTTGTCGATATGAGTGAGATAAAAGAGAACGATTACAACTTAAATATTTCACGATACATAGATACAAGTGATGAAGAGGTTATTATTGACATCAAATCTACAATGCTAGATATTAGTGATTTAGAAGTAAAAGAACAAGAGATAGATAGTAAGTTAAATGGTTATTTAAAAAGTTTGGGTTTTTAA
- a CDS encoding type II toxin-antitoxin system PemK/MazF family toxin produces MYDKSLKLNSWNDVKQNTQKIDKKVYFKERDIFWLKIGENIGFEQNGKGDKFQRPVLVLKRYTNDMFLGIPLSTTLREGSFYFQFKFLDEKISTALLVQHKLFSSKRFIKKIGKINENDFRCLKKKLHNLIFEEDFCPSKKEGTIPKENCIDIVAESTLEVKN; encoded by the coding sequence ATGTATGATAAATCTCTAAAATTAAACAGTTGGAATGATGTCAAACAAAATACTCAAAAAATAGATAAAAAAGTATATTTTAAAGAGAGAGATATTTTTTGGTTAAAAATTGGTGAAAATATTGGTTTTGAACAAAATGGAAAAGGCGATAAGTTTCAAAGACCTGTTTTGGTTTTAAAAAGATACACCAACGATATGTTTTTAGGTATCCCACTTTCAACAACTTTAAGAGAGGGGAGTTTTTACTTTCAGTTTAAATTTTTAGATGAAAAGATAAGTACGGCATTGCTTGTTCAACATAAACTTTTTAGTTCTAAAAGATTTATCAAAAAAATAGGCAAAATAAATGAGAATGATTTTAGATGTTTAAAAAAGAAATTACATAATTTAATATTTGAAGAAGATTTTTGCCCCTCTAAAAAAGAAGGGACGATCCCGAAGGAAAATTGTATAGATATTGTAGCAGAAAGTACTTTAGAAGTAAAGAACTGA
- a CDS encoding restriction endonuclease subunit S — MTKIKDGYKDSEIGVIPVEWDVVKVGEILNVKTGKMNAQDQVGGGEYPFFTRSVDVQTIDTYAFDAEALFIAGEGNFKVKYYNGKFNCHQRTYMLTSINGNNMKFLLNAIQPKVNKLIATSVGSTVQSLRKPIIEALKIPLPPLKEQEKIANILSTADDKIDAIATQIEKAQTLKKGLLQKLLSDGINHCEFKDSELGKIPESWEIDKLENLTTKIGDGLHGTPKYLKQSDYYFINGNNLNGKSIEIIENTKCISEEEYNKNKKILDDTTVLLSINGTIGSLAYYSNETVMLGKSVAYINSNNRISKQFLFYLLRSSHILDYFMLELTGTTIKNLSLKTIRNTKIPLPPLKEQKQIADILLTADEKLEVLRTKKEKYQTLKKGLLQKLLSGEIRTV, encoded by the coding sequence ATGACTAAGATAAAAGATGGTTATAAGGATAGTGAGATAGGGGTTATTCCTGTTGAGTGGGATGTTGTAAAAGTCGGTGAAATATTAAATGTTAAAACTGGAAAGATGAATGCCCAAGACCAAGTAGGTGGTGGAGAATATCCTTTTTTTACTCGTTCTGTTGATGTTCAAACTATTGATACTTATGCTTTTGATGCAGAAGCTTTGTTTATAGCTGGTGAAGGTAATTTCAAAGTTAAATATTACAATGGAAAGTTCAATTGTCATCAACGAACTTATATGCTAACTTCAATAAATGGTAATAATATGAAGTTTCTATTAAATGCTATTCAACCAAAAGTTAATAAACTAATCGCTACTTCTGTTGGTTCTACTGTTCAATCACTACGAAAGCCAATTATAGAAGCTCTTAAAATCCCACTTCCACCACTAAAAGAACAAGAGAAAATAGCTAATATTTTATCAACTGCTGATGATAAGATAGATGCTATTGCTACTCAGATAGAAAAAGCCCAAACACTTAAAAAAGGGCTACTACAAAAGCTACTAAGTGATGGTATAAATCATTGTGAGTTTAAGGATAGTGAGCTTGGGAAGATACCTGAGAGTTGGGAGATAGATAAATTAGAAAACCTTACAACTAAAATTGGAGATGGCTTACATGGAACACCAAAGTATCTTAAACAATCTGATTATTATTTTATCAACGGAAATAATTTGAATGGCAAAAGTATTGAAATTATAGAAAATACTAAATGTATAAGTGAAGAAGAATATAATAAGAACAAAAAAATATTAGATGATACTACTGTTTTACTATCAATAAATGGAACAATTGGAAGTCTTGCTTATTATAGTAATGAAACTGTTATGCTTGGTAAAAGTGTGGCATATATAAACTCAAATAATAGAATATCAAAACAATTTTTATTCTATCTTTTAAGGTCAAGTCATATTCTTGATTATTTTATGTTAGAACTAACTGGAACTACAATTAAAAACTTATCATTAAAGACAATTAGAAATACAAAAATTCCACTCCCACCACTCAAAGAACAAAAACAAATAGCCGACATCTTATTAACTGCTGATGAAAAGTTAGAAGTTCTTAGAACTAAAAAAGAGAAATATCAAACACTTAAAAAAGGTTTATTACAGAAGCTTTTAAGTGGAGAAATTCGTACTGTTTGA
- a CDS encoding type II toxin-antitoxin system RelE/ParE family toxin — protein MHFNVIPLDSFKQNFKALQKKYRNIKNDFKKLTKELENNSQARIALGHNCYKLRVVNSSIPTGKSGGFRTIYYFIGEHNTVYLIAIYSKTQKESINESELLVLLKLNGLEK, from the coding sequence ATGCACTTTAATGTTATTCCATTAGATAGCTTTAAACAAAATTTTAAAGCATTACAAAAAAAATATAGAAATATAAAAAATGATTTTAAAAAATTGACTAAAGAGTTAGAGAATAATTCACAAGCAAGAATTGCTTTAGGACATAATTGTTATAAATTGAGGGTAGTAAATTCATCTATTCCTACAGGTAAAAGTGGAGGCTTTAGAACTATTTATTATTTTATAGGTGAGCATAATACTGTTTATCTCATAGCTATTTATTCTAAAACACAAAAAGAAAGTATCAACGAAAGTGAACTATTGGTACTTTTAAAACTTAATGGTTTAGAAAAATGA
- a CDS encoding HsdR family type I site-specific deoxyribonuclease: MSEYLQSELPAIELFKKLKYDYLDAKGEMYEVVLEDRLINSLKRINPWLNENNLQKIIRKILAVSGSSLMEINSQIHKLITRADALSLKPTTDAKPRTVKFIDYENLQNNEYLIVNQMKFKGERANSIPDLVVFINGLPLAVIEAKNQKVDISDIADLDYYQANSVKLFYYNQIIGAINRISGLYGTIEADMKFYSKYNEVASDELIKLLENEPTPQDILIYNLFEKRKFLDIIKYFVIFEVVEGRTIKKLPRYQQLRAVNKIVDRLKNENRGGVVWHTQGSGKSITMIYLATKLRAATSGFDNPTILVLTDRTDLDNQIRSTFNRVGFSNVHQANSISHLKTLLKDSYGKTLTSTIQKFQERAEEKKEVEVLSEKENIFVLIDEAHRSQYGLTASYMRQSLPNAKFIAFTGTPIDKENKSTLHEFYGGDYIDKYTIKQSVADGNTLPILYETGLSKFFIEKELLDAEFAKSFGNESAKKQAILKTKATSLDKNATRRVQEIAKSIVEHYKNKSYLDGFKAMIVCHNRYQAIAYKKAFNKLAEQGVNNFQSKVIMSFDTKKDPQEFYDLASSQADTKKAIEDFKLPFGDENDKSRGGKRQFDNTAFLIVSDMLLTGYDAPILQTLYVDKILREHNLLQAIARVNRTRKGKNAGYVVDFVGITKYLVDALEIFSGDLKPCEVMADIESEKTTLENRHTKMVDYFKSVKKNRENERDDFILQAIKHLKPQDIKDKFKELVSDFNKSMNIVLPDPFASRYDYDFKLFNEIKMMVRDSKEKITREDSKKLQMILDEHLRANGIEYLLKAPIDITDYRQFQAELTREGKHNPLDKAKAIIKANEEKNPALALELSELLERKLIDAKVDRKQAVIDLFNDMQVIINRHKNRHSNSGLSDEKQLVVYDLVKKLSDEATELTLEIFDTLDEWLNKKAILTQSDAQKEMRNSIKPILAKYKVDKKLSKDIVAKLVETNV; the protein is encoded by the coding sequence ATGAGTGAATACCTACAAAGTGAACTCCCAGCGATAGAGCTTTTTAAAAAGCTAAAATACGATTACTTAGATGCCAAAGGCGAAATGTATGAAGTTGTTCTTGAAGATAGATTAATAAACTCACTTAAAAGAATAAACCCTTGGCTAAATGAAAATAACTTACAAAAAATAATCCGTAAAATCTTAGCTGTAAGTGGTAGCTCACTTATGGAGATAAACTCCCAAATTCATAAGCTCATAACTCGTGCGGATGCACTATCACTTAAACCTACGACCGATGCAAAACCAAGAACTGTAAAGTTTATAGACTATGAAAATCTTCAAAACAATGAGTATTTGATAGTAAATCAAATGAAGTTCAAGGGAGAAAGAGCTAACTCTATCCCTGATTTAGTTGTGTTTATAAATGGACTACCATTAGCAGTCATAGAAGCAAAAAATCAAAAGGTAGATATATCTGATATTGCTGATTTAGACTACTACCAAGCTAACTCTGTAAAACTATTTTACTACAACCAAATCATAGGGGCTATTAATCGTATAAGTGGATTATATGGAACTATAGAAGCAGATATGAAGTTCTACTCAAAATATAATGAAGTTGCATCTGATGAACTCATAAAACTTCTTGAGAATGAACCAACACCACAAGATATTTTAATCTATAACCTTTTTGAAAAAAGAAAATTTCTTGACATCATCAAATACTTTGTAATTTTTGAAGTTGTTGAGGGTAGAACAATCAAAAAGCTACCAAGATACCAACAACTTAGAGCTGTAAATAAAATAGTAGATAGACTTAAAAATGAAAACCGTGGTGGTGTTGTATGGCATACACAAGGAAGTGGTAAATCTATTACTATGATATACCTTGCTACTAAGTTAAGAGCTGCTACAAGTGGGTTTGATAATCCTACTATTTTAGTTCTAACAGATAGAACAGATTTAGATAATCAAATCAGAAGTACTTTTAACAGAGTTGGTTTCTCAAATGTTCATCAAGCAAATTCAATCTCACACTTAAAGACACTACTCAAAGATAGCTATGGTAAAACTTTAACTTCTACTATTCAAAAGTTTCAAGAGAGAGCTGAGGAAAAGAAAGAAGTAGAAGTATTAAGTGAGAAAGAGAATATATTTGTTCTTATAGATGAAGCTCATAGAAGTCAATACGGACTAACTGCTTCATATATGCGACAATCATTGCCAAATGCTAAGTTTATAGCTTTTACGGGAACACCAATAGACAAAGAAAACAAATCAACACTTCACGAGTTTTATGGTGGCGATTACATAGACAAGTACACTATAAAACAATCAGTAGCAGATGGTAATACGCTACCAATTTTATATGAAACAGGACTAAGTAAGTTCTTCATTGAAAAAGAGCTTTTAGATGCTGAGTTTGCTAAGTCGTTTGGAAATGAAAGTGCTAAAAAACAAGCGATACTAAAAACCAAAGCAACGAGCCTTGATAAAAATGCTACTCGTAGAGTCCAAGAGATAGCAAAAAGCATTGTAGAACACTATAAAAATAAGAGCTATTTGGACGGTTTCAAGGCGATGATAGTTTGTCACAATAGATACCAAGCAATAGCTTATAAAAAAGCATTTAATAAATTGGCTGAGCAAGGTGTTAATAATTTTCAATCAAAAGTTATAATGAGTTTTGATACAAAGAAAGACCCACAAGAGTTTTATGATTTAGCCTCGTCCCAAGCAGATACAAAAAAAGCGATAGAAGATTTCAAACTACCATTTGGAGATGAGAACGATAAAAGCCGTGGAGGTAAAAGACAGTTTGACAATACTGCTTTTCTAATCGTAAGTGATATGCTACTAACGGGATATGATGCTCCAATACTTCAAACTCTTTATGTTGATAAGATACTTCGTGAGCATAATCTACTTCAAGCAATAGCAAGAGTGAATAGAACTCGTAAAGGTAAAAATGCTGGGTATGTAGTTGATTTTGTAGGAATAACTAAATACCTCGTAGATGCTCTTGAAATATTTAGTGGAGATTTAAAGCCGTGTGAGGTAATGGCAGATATAGAGAGTGAGAAAACTACACTTGAAAATAGACACACAAAGATGGTTGATTATTTTAAATCAGTTAAGAAAAATAGAGAAAATGAAAGAGATGATTTTATACTTCAAGCAATAAAGCACTTGAAACCACAAGATATAAAAGATAAATTCAAAGAGCTTGTAAGTGATTTTAACAAATCAATGAACATAGTTCTTCCAGACCCTTTTGCTTCAAGATATGATTATGACTTCAAACTGTTCAATGAAATAAAGATGATGGTTAGAGATTCTAAAGAGAAGATTACTCGTGAAGATTCTAAGAAGTTACAAATGATTTTAGATGAACACCTTAGAGCTAATGGGATAGAATATCTACTTAAAGCACCTATTGATATTACAGACTATAGACAGTTTCAAGCAGAACTTACAAGAGAGGGAAAACATAACCCACTTGATAAAGCAAAAGCAATTATAAAAGCAAATGAAGAAAAAAATCCAGCGTTAGCACTTGAACTTTCAGAGTTATTGGAGAGAAAATTAATAGATGCTAAGGTAGACCGAAAGCAGGCTGTTATAGATTTGTTTAATGATATGCAAGTGATAATCAATCGCCATAAAAATAGACATAGTAATAGTGGTTTAAGTGATGAGAAGCAACTTGTAGTTTATGACTTAGTTAAAAAGTTAAGTGATGAAGCAACTGAGCTAACACTTGAAATATTTGATACTCTTGATGAGTGGTTAAATAAAAAAGCAATACTGACTCAAAGTGATGCTCAAAAAGAGATGAGGAATTCTATCAAGCCGATACTTGCTAAGTATAAAGTGGATAAAAAACTCTCAAAAGATATAGTGGCTAAGTTGGTAGAAACAAATGTATAG
- a CDS encoding SprT family zinc-dependent metalloprotease translates to MYSVEYGTKNIVFYIKRKTKLKNTYIHVDTDGVLVKTNDTTPIEDINKMVKNKSAWIGRKLDIFRSIAVNEDITTGSRLYYMGKSYYVNMLKDEDADTIAINFTHSKFHIMTPLKCSDVELHNAIENFYKQKAIEKIIPLTKKWAKTMQVLPEHISFRYSKNRWGSCSSTNRISFNYHLVKLSSSLIEYVVIHELAHIVYQNHSKEFWRLVHKQLPDYKIKEEKIRVFEKLI, encoded by the coding sequence ATGTATAGTGTAGAGTATGGCACTAAAAATATTGTATTTTATATAAAGAGAAAAACTAAACTAAAAAATACATATATTCATGTTGATACTGATGGAGTGCTTGTCAAAACAAATGATACTACCCCCATAGAAGATATAAACAAGATGGTTAAAAATAAATCAGCTTGGATAGGTAGGAAGCTTGATATATTCAGATCAATAGCAGTTAATGAAGATATAACAACTGGCTCAAGGCTTTACTATATGGGTAAGAGCTACTATGTAAATATGCTTAAAGATGAAGATGCGGACACTATTGCTATAAACTTCACTCACTCCAAGTTTCATATAATGACACCATTAAAATGTAGTGATGTTGAGCTTCATAATGCTATTGAAAACTTTTACAAGCAAAAAGCGATAGAGAAAATAATACCACTAACAAAAAAGTGGGCTAAGACTATGCAAGTTCTACCAGAACACATAAGTTTTAGATACTCAAAAAATAGATGGGGAAGTTGTAGTTCAACTAATCGTATCTCATTTAACTACCATCTTGTAAAACTATCTTCATCGTTAATTGAGTATGTTGTTATACATGAATTAGCTCATATCGTATATCAAAATCACTCCAAAGAATTTTGGAGGTTGGTTCATAAACAACTACCAGATTACAAGATTAAAGAAGAAAAAATTAGAGTGTTTGAAAAGTTGATATAA